In a genomic window of Lepisosteus oculatus isolate fLepOcu1 chromosome 5, fLepOcu1.hap2, whole genome shotgun sequence:
- the LOC107076939 gene encoding inter-alpha-trypsin inhibitor, whose protein sequence is MRSFLAIFLVVLTTLHFSVDADRLLQNTKPECNLTMDEGTGENLHFRLYYDSASDKCLPFMYKGHGGNGNRFITDRWCMQNCSSRASKLYPTGDAVCMLSREQGYCQGHYLLWYYNSAKRKCKTFYFTGCGGNGNRFITQQQCNSTCAGYIDGTLGNDQDDDEMTITNGVQTGLIAGIVLGLLGAILLIVVIVLAVKQSKTEEKKGTHREALTAKEDLEMK, encoded by the exons ATGAGAAGTTTTCTTGCAATTTTTCTCGTAGTTTtaactacattacatttttctgtGGATGCTGATCGACTTTTACAGAATACAAAACCAG AATGTAATTTGACTATGGATGAAGGAACAGGTGAAAATCTGCATTTCCGCCTTTACTACGACTCGGCCTCCGACAAATGTCTCCCCTTCATGTACAAGGGTCACGGAGGAAATGGAAATCGCTTCATCACTGACAGGTGGTGCATGCAAAACTGCTCCTCTCGGGCATCTAAACTCTACCCCACTGGCG ATGCTGTCTGTATGTTGTCGAGAGAGCAGGGGTATTGCCAAGGCCATTACTTACTGTGGTACTACAATTCAGCCAAGAGGAAATGCAAGACCTTTTATTTCACTGGATGTGGAGGCAATGGCAATCGGTTTATTACACAGCAGCAATGCAACAGCACCTGTGCAGGATACATAG ATGGCACACTTGGTAATGACCAAGATGATGATGAAATGACCATTACCAATGGTGTACAAACAG GGTTAATAGCAGGAATTGTGCTGGGCCTTTTAGGTGCAATACTGCTGATAGTTGTCATTGTTCTGGCTGTAAAGCAAAGCAA GACTGAAGAGAAAAAGGGGACCCACAGGGAAGCTTTAACTGCTAAAGAAGACCTAGAAATGAAATAG